From Bacteroidota bacterium, the proteins below share one genomic window:
- a CDS encoding DUF3109 family protein, with protein MLQIDNTIISFDVLEKRFVCDLKKCMGACCVYGDAGAPLETEEINLLKEHLDDIKPFLSKEGIASIETNGLYYVDVDGDQVTSLINEHECAFTVFEEGVATCGIEKAYEAGKIKFQKPVSCHLYPIRIDKYKDFEAVNYHKWDVCKEACKLGNKLDIPVYVFLKEPLIRKYGKDWYDQLDYAAKHLSQEEQNQRIR; from the coding sequence ATGCTACAGATTGATAATACCATAATTAGTTTTGATGTGTTGGAGAAGAGGTTTGTCTGTGACCTGAAAAAATGCATGGGTGCCTGTTGTGTTTATGGAGATGCCGGTGCTCCTTTGGAAACAGAAGAAATCAATTTGCTTAAGGAACATCTTGATGATATTAAGCCGTTTTTAAGTAAAGAGGGTATTGCATCCATTGAAACTAATGGACTATATTACGTTGATGTGGATGGCGACCAGGTTACATCACTGATTAACGAACACGAATGTGCTTTTACGGTTTTCGAAGAGGGAGTTGCCACTTGTGGCATAGAAAAAGCATACGAGGCGGGGAAAATCAAATTTCAAAAACCTGTTTCCTGCCATCTTTACCCGATACGGATAGATAAATACAAAGATTTTGAGGCCGTTAACTATCACAAGTGGGATGTTTGTAAGGAAGCATGCAAACTGGGCAACAAACTTGATATTCCGGTTTATGTTTTCCTGAAAGAACCTCTGATCCGCAAATACGGGAAAGATTGGTATGATCAGCTTGATTATGCGGCCAAACACTTGTCGCAGGAAGAACAAAATCAGAGGATCAGGTAA